The segment ATATGCCCGTCTCCGGCCCCTTCAAGCCTGAGCACTATCGCTACTAAGAGCTTTTGCTAGAGACTGGTTTGTTTATGGAGCCCAAGGTTTTTGCCTTGGGCTTTTTCTTTTTTAGATAGCCTTGGCTTGTCTGTGGGATTTGCGTTGCCGTCGCTGGCGCGACGGACTTACGCGACGGCGGGAGGGGGCGAGGCTCTTCGTTGGCCGAGGGGGCGCCTCCCGCCGACGTACAAGTACGTACGCCTCTGGTCGGGCCCCCTCGTCCGCCTCGATCCTCGCTCCCTCCCGCCGTCGCTCTCTTCCGTTGGGCCACGAGGTGGGGTTGCCGGAAAATGAAAAACCCGGGGTGGACCCGGGTTTGAGTTAGCCGCTGACTTGTTGTCATGCGGCGCGTTTCAAGAGGTGAGCGGCTACCTTAGTTGACGTTGCAGTACATTTTGGCTTTGCCGTCGTACATGTCGTCGCAGGTCATGATGAGGTCGGCGACGAATTTTTTGTCCGTTTTGAAGTTGCGGGGCATGACGAGTTCGTAGTTGCAGAAAACGTCGGGCTTGGTTTCGAACAGGCGTGCGTCGGTGATGCGTTTGTCGTAGCGGGCGACTTCGGTTTTCGAGCCCAATGAACTCTTGCGGAGGTTTTTGATCTCCAGGTTCTTTAGGGTGTACGGGCTTTGGACTTCGGCTTTGATGCGCCATTGGCCCGTCGTGTTCATGTAGGCTTGCGCGTTCTTGCCGCTGTAGCAGCTGAGTTTCGCGGCCTGCGCCGAGACGGTCGCCGTCAGCATGATCACCACTGTCATCGCAATTTTGTGCATCCCCATATGAACCCCACTTCGCTAAGTCTTTTGTTACTCGCAAAGTTATAAACGAATCGGGGGGATGGCTCCAGTGTGCCAATTTTTGACAGGGAGTTGTTTCTTAGCGGAGCCGAAAATCGGCGCCAGCTCCGCTTATATCGAAGATCAGGCTTTCGTGATCGCGTCCAGCGCCGGTCCCCGAATCGCGACCACGGCGGGTTTTGGGATCGTTGAGCCGCCCCCGGGCCAGTGGCTGGTGAGCATTTCGGGCATCTTCGAGTTCGCGCCGGGATGTTGAACCGACAGGAAAAGCGTTCCGCCATCGGGTGAGAAACAGGGGCCGGTCAGCTCGGCATCGCGTGGCGCCGAAGCGACGCGAAAGGCCTGTCCCGCTAGGCGGCCCTTCATGGGAATCACGAAAAGCGCGTTGTTCCCGAAGGGCGCGTACACGCCCTGGTTCATCTTTTCGTCCGAGATGTCGGTGGTCATCCACAGATTGCCCGCGCGGTCGAAGCACAAATTGTCGGGGCAAGCGAAGCCCGTGTCCGTACCGCCCGCGCGGAAGGTCGATGACTTGAAGGTCAGGGCGCGGTGATCGCCGCCGGTCTCTTCGATCTTCAAAAGCTGTCCGAAAGGGCGTCCCGCATCGATGTTGTTCGTCAGCGCGACGATGACCGCTCCGGTGACGGGATCGATCTCGCAGTCTTCGGGGCGATCCAAAGGCGTCCCGCCCGCGAGCTTCGCGGCCTCGCGCGTGCGCACGCGAAGCTCCGCGACCGAACGAAAGCGCGCCTTCAGCGCGGGCGTGCGCTCGGGATCAAGCGGAATCCACTGACCGGCTTCGAGGTTCGCGACGTACAGCGTGCCCTCGGTCAAAGAGCCCGGCTTCGTCGCGATGAATTTGTAGAAACACTCGTTATCGGTATCGTCACCCATGTAGACGACGCAGGTCCCATCGGCCGTGGGGACGCAGGTGGCGCCTTCGTGGGCGAAACGACCCAGCGAGGTGTGCTTCACCGCTTTGCGCGTTTTCGGATCGATCTCGACGACCCAGCCGTAGTGTTCAGGCGGACGGGGGAAAAAGCCCGACCACGAGAGCTGCGCGCGCGGGGGCTTCAGTGTCCGCCGGCCCTGTTCGTCAAAAACGGCTTCCCCGTAGAAGTGATGATAATTCTCCTCACAGGTCAGAAAAGTTCCCCAGGGCGTCACGCCCCCCGAGCAGTTGGCGAGAGTGCCGATGGCGAAGCGGGAGTTTTTCACCCGCGCGGCGTTCGCGAAGGGGATCGTCGTATGGGCGTCGAAACGCGCGTTCAGGCCCGAGTTCTTCACGATGCGCCAGTCACCGTCGGCTTCGTCGCGCCGGGCGTGCAGAAGCGAGCCGCCCACCGCGCGCATTTCGAGATCGGCCTGCGCGCGGGTTTTCTTCGCCGCGGGGTCGTAATACAGATGCCCGCTGACGAACTGCGGATCGGCGGTTTCGTGGTTTACCCACAGGTAAGTCTCGGTGTCGTTGATCGGGATGACGCCGATGAAGTCATTGTTGAAACCGAACTTTTCGCCCGGGGTGACCGAGTCGTTCCACGCGATCAGTACGCGCGATTCAAAACCGGGAGCCAAAACCAAATCGTCTTCGGTCATCGGGAGCAGGGGCGTGAAGGGCAGGCCCGGAATGGCGGCGCCCAAACCGCGAGGGCTGGTGCACGCACCAAGAAAGGCGGTTGAAATTCCGGCCAGGCCGGCGAGGGCGCCGGTGCGGCCCATGAACTCAAGAAAACGGCGACGATCAAGCAAATTGGAATCGGACATGAAGGCAAGACTAGCGCGTTCACGCCCCGAGGAACAATTCGAATTCGGACAGGATTGAGGCCGTCGTCGCGATGGCGTGGCTTAGGCTGCGGCTTGACCGCGCACGGCGGTGGAAAGGCGGGGGCTGACGCCCGGATCGGCCGACACGGCGTCGAGGATCTCTTCGACCGTGCGGAGTTTACGCCCCGGCGAGACGAGGTTCATCTCGAGCAGGCGATCGACAAAATACAGAAGCTCGGCCCCTTCCGAGATTTTCATCTCGGGTAGCTGCTTCGGGAAGCCTTTGCCGTCGAAGCGCTCGTGGTGTTGCGCGATCGCGTCGAGGACCAAAGGCGGCAGGATCAATTTACGCTCCTGCAGTAGGCGCACGCTCTCGAGCGGATGGCGCTCGAACTCCGCGCGGTCTTCCGGTGTCCAGCCGAGCGGCAGGACGCAAAGCCCCAGATCCATAAACAGTCCCGCGACGGTCGCGTCGACGGGATCTATGAAGTTCGTGCGTTGCGCGAAGAGGGCGGCGGTGCGCGCGACCCGCAATGCGCGTTCGAAAAGATCG is part of the Pseudobdellovibrionaceae bacterium genome and harbors:
- a CDS encoding DUF839 domain-containing protein, with protein sequence MSDSNLLDRRRFLEFMGRTGALAGLAGISTAFLGACTSPRGLGAAIPGLPFTPLLPMTEDDLVLAPGFESRVLIAWNDSVTPGEKFGFNNDFIGVIPINDTETYLWVNHETADPQFVSGHLYYDPAAKKTRAQADLEMRAVGGSLLHARRDEADGDWRIVKNSGLNARFDAHTTIPFANAARVKNSRFAIGTLANCSGGVTPWGTFLTCEENYHHFYGEAVFDEQGRRTLKPPRAQLSWSGFFPRPPEHYGWVVEIDPKTRKAVKHTSLGRFAHEGATCVPTADGTCVVYMGDDTDNECFYKFIATKPGSLTEGTLYVANLEAGQWIPLDPERTPALKARFRSVAELRVRTREAAKLAGGTPLDRPEDCEIDPVTGAVIVALTNNIDAGRPFGQLLKIEETGGDHRALTFKSSTFRAGGTDTGFACPDNLCFDRAGNLWMTTDISDEKMNQGVYAPFGNNALFVIPMKGRLAGQAFRVASAPRDAELTGPCFSPDGGTLFLSVQHPGANSKMPEMLTSHWPGGGSTIPKPAVVAIRGPALDAITKA